In a single window of the Acyrthosiphon pisum isolate AL4f chromosome X, pea_aphid_22Mar2018_4r6ur, whole genome shotgun sequence genome:
- the LOC100165301 gene encoding proton-coupled amino acid transporter-like protein pathetic yields the protein MDNPAAVLSDDVEDWTPRAPSTGSNQPQARLSSTNTPNNSSQTQSPTPHQKQQFQQPTPQQQYKRNASTYSIDIPATLGLMVTNTNPAANGGSTTSSTMKLTEYSSSGSNSSNSGSVGDGTATATSYIISGGNGEKADGNGMVGGRRRKGGKKQPRYDPFQMRDKSKATTDSGALLHLIKSSLGSGILAMPNAFKNGGLIFGLVGTAAIGTLCTHCIYLLVLCSQTLARRTRRPALGFADTAAAAFSTGPRRFRAWAPFAREFVNAALFCTYYFGNTVYVVLVAASFKQVADTHTPPEWHMPIRAWILGLAIPLVPLGIVRSLRLLVPFSAIATAFILVGLGCTMSWVVTGVSLFADESALTAAVPLPDIGSRPWIAPVGHMPLFFATVLFAMEGIGTVLPIENSMRHPQRFLKARPCGVLNAAMVLVVCLYSVAGFLGYLRFGDATDGSITLNLPNDLFAESVKIMVALSILFSYGLQFCVPSEIVWTRLEPWLRKRRQNSKYSADTKTATSCGAPVNTIAGSTISTVTAVTTTSATSVDEKKQLELESNLQDKPMEGAYYVMRAAMILGTVFIAALVPDLAPFISLIGAVFFSILGLMCPAVIHLAAFWNHGDEDGEETDDATDSEDDLDFDGDYYAVDDDTDLEAVQRQPQRRRSSGRSTRRRRKGMSRWTVAKDVAIVMIALIALVSGTYASLVDIVAFYGAGGEGGHHAAKGNGTAVTVGTTTIGPGPESAFLVAANVVPQL from the exons ATGGATAACCCTGCAGCAGTGTTATCAGATGACGTGGAGGATTGGACTCCACGGGCGCCATCGACGGGCAGCAATCAGCCCCAGGCACGGTTAAGCAGTACCAATACCCCCAATAATTCATCACAGACACAATCACCAACACCCCATCAGAAACAACAATTTCAACAACCAACACCGCAACAACAGTACAAGCGCAATGCGTCCACTTATTCAATAGACATTCCAGCAACCCTAGGACTGATGGTGACGAACACCAACCCTGCTGCCAACGGAGGATCAACTACATCGTCTAC TATGAAGCTGACCGAGTACTCGAGCAGCGGAAGCAACAGCAGCAATAGTGGAAGCGTCGGCGACGGAACCGCGACGGCCACATCGTACATCATATCCGGCGGAAATGGCGAAAAGGCCGATGGAAACGGAATGGTCGGTGGACGACGCCGCAAAGGCGGAAAGAAGCAGCCCCGTTACGACCCGTTCCAGATGCGGGACAAGTCTAAGGCGACtac tgacaGCGGCGCCTTATTGCATCTAATCAAGAGCAGCCTCGGAAGTGGCATCCTTGCCATGCCAAACGCGTTCAAAAACGGTGGGCTCATCTTCGGACTTGTCGGCACGGCAGCAATCGGAACGCTTTGCACACATTGCATATACCTTCTG GTGCTGTGTTCGCAAACGCTAGCCCGCCGCACTCGTCGCCCGGCCCTCGGCTTTGCCGACACCGCCGCAGCCGCGTTCAGCACTGGTCCGCGCCGGTTCCGTGCCTGGGCCCCGTTCGCCAG AGAGTTTGTCAACGCCGCCTTGTTCTGCACGTATTATTTTGGTAACACCGTATACGTAGTGCTCGTCGCCGCTTCCTTCAAGCAG GTGGCTGACACGCACACTCCGCCGGAATGGCACATGCCCATCCGCGCCTGGATCCTCGGCTTGGCCATTCCGCTGGTGCCACTCGGCATCGTCCGTTCGCTTCGGCTGCTTGTCCCGTTCTCAGCCATAGCCACTGCGTTCATACTGGTCGGCTTGGGATGTACCATGTCGTGGGTGGTAACCGGCGTCAGCCTGTTCGCCGACGAGAGTGCCCTGACGGCGGCCGTACCACTGCCGGACATAGGGTCCCGTCCGTGGATCGCCCCCGTAGGCCACATGCCCCTGTTCTTCGCCACCGTCCTGTTCGCCATGGAAGGCATTGGCACC GTACTCCCGATCGAGAACTCGATGCGCCATCCACAGCGATTCCTCAAGGCTCGTCCTTGCGGAGTTCTGAACGCCGCCATGGTGCTGGTCGTGTGCTTATACTCGGTCGCCGGATTCCTTGGATATTTGCGTTTCGGTGACGCCACTGACGGTTCGATCACGCTCAATCTACCCAACGATCT GTTCGCCGAGTCGGTGAAAATCATGGTGGCGCTGTCCATACTGTTCTCGTACGGTCTGCAGTTTTGCGTGCCCAGCGAGATAGTGTGGACCCGCCTGGAGCCGTGGCTGCGTAAGCGTCGGCAAAACAGCAAGTATTCCGCGGACACCAAGACGGCGACGTCCTGCGGCGCGCCCGTTAACACCATCGCCGGCAGCACCATATCTACGGTCACCGCGGTCACCACGACCAGCGCCACGTCCGTGGACGAGAAAAAGCAGCTCGAACTCGAATCCAACCTGCAGGACAAACCCATGGAAGGAGCGTACTACGTGATGAGGGCCGCCATGATCCTGGGAACCG TGTTCATCGCCGCCCTGGTGCCCGACCTGGCGCCGTTCATCTCGCTCATCGGCGCCGTGTTCTTCTCAATACTGGGCCTGATGTGTCCGGCCGTCATTCACCTGGCCGCGTTCTGGAACCACGGCGACGAGGATGGAGAGGAAACGGACGACGCTACCGACTCGGAGGACGACTTGGACTTTGACGGCGACTACTACGCGGTGGACGACGACACCGACCTGGAGGCGGTGCAGCGACAGCCACAGCGGAGGAGAAGCAGCGGCCGGTCGACGCGGCGCCGCCGTAAGGGCATGAGCCGTTGGACCGTGGCCAAGGACGTGGCCATCGTGATGATCGCGCTAATCGCTCTGGTGTCCGGCACGTACGCGTCGCTCGTGGACATCGTGGCATTTTACGGAGCCGGCGGCGAGGGCGGCCATCATGCGGCCAAAGGCAACGGCACGGCCGTCACTGTCGGCACCACCACCATCGGCCCGGGCCCGGAATCGGCGTTCCTGGTAGCGGCGAACGTGGTACCGCAATTATAG